A single Manduca sexta isolate Smith_Timp_Sample1 chromosome 11, JHU_Msex_v1.0, whole genome shotgun sequence DNA region contains:
- the LOC115441772 gene encoding uncharacterized protein LOC115441772 isoform X2 — translation MQNKVTGWALLALICSSTILHTLAYPQHVPLISQATSNVRTHSPQYYSNSLPAPQPDVAQERKFAEKPNALKKVALDDLDDIQTNSISDGGFSWTNVLGMLMQMIFNTGGATGPNKSDTLDTESSSSSPWPHFISMGLKILTALLGGGASSEGIDKVDNGSPMQSVLAAVLSTVFGTKDPDQVASMAKQAGEFINIVMNLLDALKTSFSHRSLAARSMGRKDSVSDAAIAGIVMTKPYVRSFATDNDKCHLKNMCEAASECSSDIGPKSIFCPMAAYFASFVLERQSGASFDQFKEAGRRGRSGADCRQIYLQCNEV, via the exons ATGCAGAACAAGGTGACCGGGTGGGCGCTACTCGCCCTGATATGCTCATCTACAATTCTCCACACGCTCGCATATCCACAACATGTACCTCTTATTTCACag GCGACAAGCAACGTAAGAACACACAGTCCACAATACTACAGCAACTCATTACCCGCTCCACAGCCAGATGTTGCTCAGGAACGCAAGTTTGCTGAAAAACCCAATGCACTGAAGAAAGTTGCCTTAGACGACCTCGACGATATTCAGACAAACTCCATCTCCGATGGAGGATTTTCGTGGACGAATGTGCTTG GTATGCTAATGCAGATGATTTTCAATACTGGCGGCGCTACAGGTCCCAACAAAAGTGACACCTTAGACACCGAATCCTCTTCATCGTCCCCATGGCCCCACTTTATCTCCATGGGTCTCAAAATCCTCACCGCTCTTCTCGGTGGCGGAGCCTCAAGCGAGGGCATCGACAAAGTAGACAATGGATCGCCAATGCAG AGTGTATTGGCTGCGGTTCTGTCGACGGTGTTCGGTACAAAAGATCCCGACCAGGTCGCCTCCATGGCAAAGCAGGCTGGAGAG TTCATCAACATTGTAATGAACCTGCTCGACGCGCTGAAGACTTCGTTCTCTCATAGATCGCTCGCGGCTCGTTCGATGGGTCGCAAAGATTCTGTGAGTGATGCAGCCATCGCTGGTATTGTGATGACAAAGCCATACGTGAGGTCATTCGCCACAGACAATGATAAATGTCATTTGAAGAATATGTGCGAGGCTGCCAGCGAGTGCTCTTCTGACATCGGACCCAAGAGCATATTCTGTCCTATGGCAGC ATACTTCGCAAGTTTCGTTCTGGAGAGGCAATCCGGAGCTTCCTTTGACCAGTTCAAAGAAGCTGGCCGCAGAGGTCGTTCTGGTGCTGACTGCCGGCAAATATATCTCCAGTGCAATgaagtttaa
- the LOC115441772 gene encoding uncharacterized protein LOC115441772 isoform X3, translating to MPDGCSLNSMQNKVTGWALLALICSSTILHTLAYPQHVPLISQATSNVRTHSPQYYSNSLPAPQPDVAQERKFAEKPNALKKVALDDLDDIQTNSISDGGFSWTNVLGMLMQMIFNTGGATGPNKSDTLDTESSSSSPWPHFISMGLKILTALLGGGASSEGIDKVDNGSPMQFINIVMNLLDALKTSFSHRSLAARSMGRKDSVSDAAIAGIVMTKPYVRSFATDNDKCHLKNMCEAASECSSDIGPKSIFCPMAAYFASFVLERQSGASFDQFKEAGRRGRSGADCRQIYLQCNEV from the exons ATGCCGGATGGGTGCAGCCTTAACAG TATGCAGAACAAGGTGACCGGGTGGGCGCTACTCGCCCTGATATGCTCATCTACAATTCTCCACACGCTCGCATATCCACAACATGTACCTCTTATTTCACag GCGACAAGCAACGTAAGAACACACAGTCCACAATACTACAGCAACTCATTACCCGCTCCACAGCCAGATGTTGCTCAGGAACGCAAGTTTGCTGAAAAACCCAATGCACTGAAGAAAGTTGCCTTAGACGACCTCGACGATATTCAGACAAACTCCATCTCCGATGGAGGATTTTCGTGGACGAATGTGCTTG GTATGCTAATGCAGATGATTTTCAATACTGGCGGCGCTACAGGTCCCAACAAAAGTGACACCTTAGACACCGAATCCTCTTCATCGTCCCCATGGCCCCACTTTATCTCCATGGGTCTCAAAATCCTCACCGCTCTTCTCGGTGGCGGAGCCTCAAGCGAGGGCATCGACAAAGTAGACAATGGATCGCCAATGCAG TTCATCAACATTGTAATGAACCTGCTCGACGCGCTGAAGACTTCGTTCTCTCATAGATCGCTCGCGGCTCGTTCGATGGGTCGCAAAGATTCTGTGAGTGATGCAGCCATCGCTGGTATTGTGATGACAAAGCCATACGTGAGGTCATTCGCCACAGACAATGATAAATGTCATTTGAAGAATATGTGCGAGGCTGCCAGCGAGTGCTCTTCTGACATCGGACCCAAGAGCATATTCTGTCCTATGGCAGC ATACTTCGCAAGTTTCGTTCTGGAGAGGCAATCCGGAGCTTCCTTTGACCAGTTCAAAGAAGCTGGCCGCAGAGGTCGTTCTGGTGCTGACTGCCGGCAAATATATCTCCAGTGCAATgaagtttaa
- the LOC115441772 gene encoding uncharacterized protein LOC115441772 isoform X1, producing the protein MPDGCSLNSMQNKVTGWALLALICSSTILHTLAYPQHVPLISQATSNVRTHSPQYYSNSLPAPQPDVAQERKFAEKPNALKKVALDDLDDIQTNSISDGGFSWTNVLGMLMQMIFNTGGATGPNKSDTLDTESSSSSPWPHFISMGLKILTALLGGGASSEGIDKVDNGSPMQSVLAAVLSTVFGTKDPDQVASMAKQAGEFINIVMNLLDALKTSFSHRSLAARSMGRKDSVSDAAIAGIVMTKPYVRSFATDNDKCHLKNMCEAASECSSDIGPKSIFCPMAAYFASFVLERQSGASFDQFKEAGRRGRSGADCRQIYLQCNEV; encoded by the exons ATGCCGGATGGGTGCAGCCTTAACAG TATGCAGAACAAGGTGACCGGGTGGGCGCTACTCGCCCTGATATGCTCATCTACAATTCTCCACACGCTCGCATATCCACAACATGTACCTCTTATTTCACag GCGACAAGCAACGTAAGAACACACAGTCCACAATACTACAGCAACTCATTACCCGCTCCACAGCCAGATGTTGCTCAGGAACGCAAGTTTGCTGAAAAACCCAATGCACTGAAGAAAGTTGCCTTAGACGACCTCGACGATATTCAGACAAACTCCATCTCCGATGGAGGATTTTCGTGGACGAATGTGCTTG GTATGCTAATGCAGATGATTTTCAATACTGGCGGCGCTACAGGTCCCAACAAAAGTGACACCTTAGACACCGAATCCTCTTCATCGTCCCCATGGCCCCACTTTATCTCCATGGGTCTCAAAATCCTCACCGCTCTTCTCGGTGGCGGAGCCTCAAGCGAGGGCATCGACAAAGTAGACAATGGATCGCCAATGCAG AGTGTATTGGCTGCGGTTCTGTCGACGGTGTTCGGTACAAAAGATCCCGACCAGGTCGCCTCCATGGCAAAGCAGGCTGGAGAG TTCATCAACATTGTAATGAACCTGCTCGACGCGCTGAAGACTTCGTTCTCTCATAGATCGCTCGCGGCTCGTTCGATGGGTCGCAAAGATTCTGTGAGTGATGCAGCCATCGCTGGTATTGTGATGACAAAGCCATACGTGAGGTCATTCGCCACAGACAATGATAAATGTCATTTGAAGAATATGTGCGAGGCTGCCAGCGAGTGCTCTTCTGACATCGGACCCAAGAGCATATTCTGTCCTATGGCAGC ATACTTCGCAAGTTTCGTTCTGGAGAGGCAATCCGGAGCTTCCTTTGACCAGTTCAAAGAAGCTGGCCGCAGAGGTCGTTCTGGTGCTGACTGCCGGCAAATATATCTCCAGTGCAATgaagtttaa
- the LOC115442035 gene encoding uncharacterized protein LOC115442035 produces MVDDSASVKMELNATIALAHPLLQDTNHGAMAALVLCIIILYFQEISCRETRNEGFINKISNGMKMATDFLGSESVALKVAEFVVRAFQTTNNQPLVKRKPSFENDYDESVKTSFQQESRPDAIVEETPNLMTPLKHLVRLFGLQPNQISAVAVNALVFVAQMISTFLAGPKRPVSRNRSEDHTAWILNKNSRKLQDLLSRAKNESLSEDIEELIKQQGSEEETSCIRLLVCKITPFVNRMQKAVFGRENQTNTKYKKSVGVEIMYRHLPTEQEINNRSDICERRHKTCNLNE; encoded by the exons ATGGTGGATGACAGTGCGTCAGTGAAGATGGAACTGAA TGCAACGATTGCGCTCGCGCACCCATTATTACAAGACACCAACCATGGCGCA ATGGCGGCACTTGTCctgtgtattataattttatactttcaaGAGATTTCGTGTCGTGAGACTAGAAATgaaggttttataaataaaataagcaacgGTATGAAAATGGCCACTGATTTTTTAG gtTCCGAATCGGTAGCATTAAAAGTAGCAGAATTTGTAGTTCGTGCTTTCCAAACAACTAATAACCAACCGTTAGTCAAAAGAAAACCGTCATTCGAGAATGATTATGATGAGTCAGTCAAGACAAGTTTTCAGCAAGAAAGTAGGCCTGATGCTATCGTGGAAGAAACCCCAAATCTGATGACCCCACTGAAGCATTTAGTCCGGTTATTTGGCTTACAACCAAATCAGATTAGCGCTGTTGCAGTCAACGCTCTAGTTTTCGTAGCGCAAATG atatcaACATTTTTGGCAGGACCGAAACGACCTGTAAGTAGAAATCGTTCCGAAGACCATACTGCTTGGATATTAAACAAGAATTCAAGAAAATTGCAAGATCTTCTATCGAGGGCTAAAAATGAATCTTTATCGGaagacatcgaagaattaattaaacagCAAGGATCTGAGGAAGAAACAAGCTGTATTAGACTTTTAGTATGCAAAATAACACCGTTTGTAAATCGAATGCAAAAAGCTGTATTTGGCAGAGAAAATCaaactaatacaaaatataaaaaatccgtTGGCGTAGAGATAATGTACCGCCATCTACCGACAGAACAAGAAATTAACAACAGAAGTGACATCTGTGAACGCAGACATAAAACTTGCAACttgaatgaataa
- the LOC115442044 gene encoding uncharacterized protein LOC115442044, with protein sequence MFALCLLCVLVQAISGESTTEEIQYLNELPLDKLLRLKSSLQDLVTADYGNVSVTTPTYFQSFGAQAMAIKAPPIKRTDYEEGLYKKESKISNIFSMSVTTLAFLAFGGYLLCLIVQAVKAKQNYNTGFQVPQPTTFFVSSGLKKKPSPQFASYGRRKRDIRIDNTIREIELPPEKLFDALVQLCEGYANWSKQNDDIAVF encoded by the coding sequence ATGTTTGCACTGTGTCTTCTCTGTGTCCTTGTTCAGGCGATATCAGGTGAAAGTACCACTGAAGAAATTCAGTACCTCAACGAGCTACCCTTGGACAAACTTTTGAGGTTAAAATCATCGTTGCAAGACCTTGTAACAGCTGATTATGGGAATGTTTCGGTGACGACTCCAACATATTTTCAATCGTTTGGCGCACAAGCCATGGCTATCAAGGCACCGCCGATAAAACGCACAGATTACGAAGAAGGTCTTTATAAGAAGGAGAGCAAAATAAGCAATATATTCTCAATGTCGGTGACAACACTCGCGTTCTTAGCGTTTGGTGGTTATTTGCTGTGTCTCATCGTGCAGGCCGTGAAagcaaaacaaaattacaacacTGGATTTCAAGTACCACAGCCAACGACATTTTTTGTAAGCTCGGGACTTAAGAAGAAGCCATCTCCTCAATTTGCTTCTTATGGGCGACGGAAAAGAGACATTCGAATTGACAACACAATCAGAGAAATTGAATTGCCACCGGAAAAGTTGTTTGATGCTTTGGTACAACTGTGCGAAGGATATGCCAATTGGAGTAAACAGAACGATGACATAGCTGTGTTTTAA